The region accgacggcgaaataatagcacttttcactgctattatttcacctaggtagataaaatattattcgtaccacggattaaaagtcttttttagcgtattcgattccagacagTCTTATAAATAAAGTCTAATAAAtataatcaataaatcaaataaaacacaaacgTTCACCCCGTTCAGTcgcaatttttcaatcattttgcagAGTGtgaatttttcagatattttttaCAAGCTAGTACTCccttaaataaatttcgataaaaagcATAACGTAACCATCGGAATTTTTTGCCGCTCAATTTCAAAGAATGCAGAAAATCACTTGGCATCGGCTCATTTCTTTATAATTTGTCAGctcactcaacaaaaaagtcaaaacaacgaaaacaacACAAGAAGCAACAGCTGATTACTGGAaataaatgaacatttttgacgtctgtcaaatttctgaatattttgttttgatatgaCCGGCTCATTTagttctaaaaatttaaattaaataaaatgtttaacttTAGATGCATCTTGTTGCCATTTAGAGATTTACCCCATAGTTTAAGCACCAGAGGATTGAAACAAACGATAAATCGAATCAAACCGGAATACGACACCGACTATCTTACAAATCCTGCAAACATTGATCACATCAAAAAGAATATATTAAACCGGAAAGGAGTCGGTGATATTGAAAGGGTGCACGGTCTGGTATATGAATTAAACCACAACACAGACACAACGATTCGTGTCAAACTTCAACAACAACTTGAAGCTGCCCTGAAAACAATTCCGAATCATACGCATCCTGATGTCGTAAACTATGGTGATGGTCCAAAAGAAATCGCATCGATTGGTTTGAAACGAAACTTCACATTTTCAGCGAGACCCTTCGATGGACTGTGTGgtcatttgaacattttacgcaCAAATGAAATAGATCATTTTAATGGTTCGAGAAGCTACTACTTCATGAATGAATTAGCTGAAATGGTGAGTTGGTTTGTTGTTAGTCGTTGGTGAAACTAAAGATTTCTATACTAAGGAAGAGGCACTGATACAATATACGGTCGACAAACTGGACGCAAACGGATTCGAATTGATTTCGGTTCCCGAAATTCTTCCACCTGAAGTCATTGAAGGATGTGGCATGAAAACAACCGGTGAACGCCATCAGGTTCGTATGAGGTGACCTTCGACTGTAATTCAAATGAAGGCTAACCACTTCCGTTTCAGGTATTTAAAACACTTCCAGACAATTTATGCTTGTCTGGCACATCCGAAATGGCTCTAGGTGGCTTCTTCGCTGGGAAACGATTCCACATCGACGAACTACCCATTCGAGTAATGGCAGTCAGCCGCTGTCATCGGGCTGAAACATCCACAGCCAAAGAAGACAAAGGTGTCATATTCCGTGTCCATTCATTTAGCAAAGTCGAAATGTTTTCGGTGTGCGCTCCGGATCAATCGGAAAGCATGCTGGACGAATTTAAGCGTATCGAAATCGATCTGTTCAGTAAACTCAACTTACATTTTACAGTACTCGATATGCCACCGTGCGAATTAGGTGCGCCTGCATATCGGTAAGCCTCAAgactttaaaattcattcaaatttttcgatttctatGGACTCTCTGTTATTCCATCCggatagaaaatttgacattgAAGCATGGATGCCCGGTCGTGGAATGTATGGTGAAATATCAAGTTGCAGTAATTGTACGGATTATCAAGCTCGACGATTGGACATTCGCTTCAGTGACAGGAACGGGCAGATTGTTCATGCACATACGGTAAACGGTACGGGTTGTGCCGTACCAAGAATGTTGATGGCCATAGCGGAAAACGGACAAAACGAAGACTTCACAATTAATATTCCTACCGAACTGCAGAGATACATGGATGGCAAAAGTATAATTCAATCAGCCAGAGTGCTACCTGGATCGAAACGAGCC is a window of Bradysia coprophila strain Holo2 unplaced genomic scaffold, BU_Bcop_v1 contig_350, whole genome shotgun sequence DNA encoding:
- the LOC119080366 gene encoding serine--tRNA ligase, mitochondrial-like, translated to MFNFRCILLPFRDLPHSLSTRGLKQTINRIKPEYDTDYLTNPANIDHIKKNILNRKGVGDIERVHGLVYELNHNTDTTIRVKLQQQLEAALKTIPNHTHPDVVNYGDGPKEIASIGLKRNFTFSARPFDGLCGHLNILRTNEIDHFNGSRSYYFMNELAEMEEALIQYTVDKLDANGFELISVPEILPPEVIEGCGMKTTGERHQVFKTLPDNLCLSGTSEMALGGFFAGKRFHIDELPIRVMAVSRCHRAETSTAKEDKGVIFRVHSFSKVEMFSVCAPDQSESMLDEFKRIEIDLFSKLNLHFTVLDMPPCELGAPAYRKFDIEAWMPGRGMYGEISSCSNCTDYQARRLDIRFSDRNGQIVHAHTVNGTGCAVPRMLMAIAENGQNEDFTINIPTELQRYMDGKSIIQSARVLPGSKRAQIDETNVESSA